The Microterricola viridarii genome segment CAAGACGCCGGCGGCGGTCACTCCTCGAAGGTGTTCACCAGCGAGTGGGCCGCCCGCTGCAGGTAGTCCCAGAGGGTTGCCTCATGCAGAGGAGAGAGGTCCAGGGTGTCGAGGGCGGCGCGCATGTGGGCGAGCCAGCGGTCCCTGGCATCCGGGTTCACTTTGAACGCCACGTGCCGCATGCGCAGGCGTGGGTGGCCGCGCCTCTCGCTGTAAGTGCCCGGCCCGCCCCAGTACTGCTCGAGGAACTGGGTCAGCCGCTCGGTGGCCGGACCGAGGTCGGCCTCCGGGTACATCGGCTTCAGCACCGGGTCGTCGGCGACGCCCTTGTAGAACTCGGTGACGAGCTTCTCAAATGTCGCGCGGCCGCCGACCTGCTCATAGAAGCTGGTCGTGGTCTCTTCGCTGGTCTCGGTGCCCGGCTCGGAGGCGGTCGCGGGTGGGGTCTGCTGCTCGGTCATTCAGGCATCCGATTTCGGGGTCTTGGGCGTGCCGGGCGTCGAGCCCGGGAAACTGGTGGGGGGTGTGACGGGGGGAGTGCTCTGGGCCTTGCGCGGCCGCGGCGCCTTCGGAGCGTGCGGCGCGAGATTCTCGACCACCTTCACCGGGCGGGTGCGCGGCGGGTGGGCGCCCTTCACACTGGCAGCGCTGTCAAACCCGGTGAGCACGATCGAGTTGAGCGCGGGGAGCTTGATGCCAGCCGCATCCAGCGCCTTCTTCAGGCGGCTGCGCAGCTCGCGGGAGACGTCATCCTTGGCCACGGTGCGCGTCTTGGCCACCAGGCGGATGACGAGGGCGTCGGCCGAGATCGACTCCAGCCCCCACACCTCTGGCTTCTCCAGCATGCGGGAGCGCCAGCGGCTGCTGGTGGCCATCTCGGTCGCGGTGGTCATCAGGAGTTCCTCGACGGCCTCGACGTCGGTGTCATAGGGCACGGCGAGGTCGATGATGACGCGCGCCCAGCCCTGCGACATGTTGCCGACGCGCAGGATCTCTCCGTTGCGCACGAACCACAGCGTGCCGTTGACGTCGCGGATCTGCGTGATGCGGATACCGACGGCCTCGACCACACCGGTCGTCGGGCCGACGTCGACGACATCGCCGACGCCGAGTTGGTCCTCCATCACCATGAACAGGCCGTTCAGGGCGTCCTTGACGATGTTCTGTGCGCCGAAACCGAGTCCGGCACCGACGGCGGCGGTGAGCAGTGCGAAGGAGCCGAGAACCGTCGAGTCGATCTGGTTGATGATCAGCAGCACCGTGACCGTGAAGATGGTGACGTTGACGATGTTGGTGAGCACCGAGCCGAGCGTTCGGGTGCGTTGCACGAGGCGCACGGCAGCCAGTGGGGATGCCGCGGCTATCGCCTGGGTGTCATCGACGTTCTGCGTCTTCTTGACGCCGGAGACGATCTGGCGCACGACCCGCTGAATGGCGAAGTGCAGCACCCACCGGATGACGAACGCCAGAACGACGATGATGACGATGTTGACGAGCTTCGACAGGAAATTATCTGAAGCGCCCAGAAACGTGCTGATCGCTGCAAAGAAGCCGAAGAAGGCAGCCCAGAACTCTTCCATAATCTCCGAGTCTATCGATCGGCTCTTCGCAGGAGCTGGGCGGCACGCCCTTCTGGCGGCTCAGCCCGCTCAACGGAGTTCGCCCCCGACTACCGAAGCCTGGTAGTCGAGGGCGAAGTGGTGCTACACCGTGGACGGGGCGCTACGCGTCGCGTCGTTTCAGCGAGATGGCCGCTCCGATGAGCGAGACGGTCACCCACGCCAGCACGATGAGCAGGTTCAGGGGCACCGACGTGATCTCGCTCGAGAACGAGCTCTGGCCGAACGAGGCCATGCCAGCCGACATCAGTGCGTAGGGCAGCAAGTCGTGCGCCCACTCGGTTGGAATCATCTGCAACACCATCGGGAGCAGCAGCAGCAGCCCAAGGATGGTGGCGATGCCGCCGGCGCTGTTGCGCAGGATCGCCCCGATGCCGAGGCCGACAAGCGAGACGAGCGCCAGGTAGAGTGCGGCGCCGAGGAGCGGCAGTATCACGTCGACATCGGTGAGGCTGGCGCTGACGCCCTGGCCGCCGAGCACAGCAGAGGAGACGAGGAACGCGCCGACCGTGCTGAGTGCGCCGACGACGAAGGTCGAGACCAGCAGCACGAGGCCCTTCGCGGCGAGGGCCGGGAGGCGGCGCGGGACCGCCGTCAGCGTGGAACGGATCATGCCGGTGGAGTACTCGCCGCTGATGACGAGCACGCCCAGCACGGCGACGACGAGTTGGCCGAAGACGACGCCGAAGGTGGCGCACATCAGCAGCAACCCACGCTGTTCGGCGGCCGAGCCGGTGCCGCCCTCCGCGACCATGCCGGACAAGCTGCTGGACATCAGGAAGGCCATGCCGAGCGCGATCGCGAACACGATCAGGTACGACCACACGGTGGAGCGGAGGCTGCGCAGCTTGATCCACTCCGAGCGGATGACGCCGCCGAAGCTCAACCGGCTGCCCGTCTGCTGGCGTGCTGCGGTCGGGGTGAGTGCGGTGGTGCTCATCGCGTGGCCTCCGTGCGGTATTCGACGGCATCCTGGGTCAGGGCCATGTAGGCCTCCTCCAGCGATGCGTTCTGCGGGGTGAGTTCGTGCAGCACGAGGGAATGGGCTGCCGCGAGCTCACCGATTCGCTGGGCGGCGAGGCCGGTGACCTGGAGCAGGCCGTTCTCGGAGCGGAGCACCGCAACATCCGGGGCCACCAACAGCTCGGCGAGCTGGCTTGCGTGCGGGGAGCGCACGGTCACACTGGCGAGCGACGCCCCGGCGACGATGTCGGCGACGGGTGCGTCGGCAATGATCTGGCCGCGGCCGAGCACGATGATGTGGTCGGCGGTCTGCGCCATCTCGCTCATCAGGTGCGAGGAGAGGAAGATCGTGCGGCCCTCGGCGGCGAGGCTGCGCACCAGCTGGCGCACCCAGAGCACGCCCTCCGGGTCAAGCCCGTTGACCGGCTCGTCGAGAATGAGGGTGGCCGGGTCGCCGAGCAGTGCGGCGGCGATGCCGAGGCGCTGGCCCATGCCGAGCGAGAAACCGCCGACGCGCTTCTTGGCGACGGACTGCAGGCCGGTCAGGTCGATGACCTCTTGCACGCGCTTGGCGCCGATGCCGTGGGTGGCGGCCATGGCGAGAAGGTGGTTCTGCGCGGTGCGGCCCGTGTGCACGGCCTTGGCGTCGAGCAGGGCGCCGACCTCGCGCAGCGGGGCTGAGTGCGCGGCGTACGGCTTGCCGTTGACGGCCACGCGGCCGGCGCTCGGCCGGTCGAGGCCCACGATCATGCGCATGGTGGTGGACTTGCCCGCACCGTTCGGGCCGAGGAATCCGGTGACCTGCCCGGGGCGCACGGTGAAGGAGATGTCGTTGACGGCCGTCTTGGCGCCGTAGCGCTTGGAGAGCCCTTCTGCTGTGATCATGCCTCAAAACTACGGTGTGGCGGCTGCCGCGCGCATCGATCCAAGGAATGGTGCTGTGTACTCCCGGGGGATGACATCGGGCGGCGTTGGCTTCGGTCGCTGGCGCTCCCTCGAGCCAACGTGAGGGAGAAGACAGGTGCCGCGCCGCTCTGCACGTCGGCTGGAGGGTGCCGCGCCGCGACGAAGGAGCAGCGCAGCACCCGAAGCCCCGGAGCCCACCCGATCGGGCAGCTCCGACGTGCTCCGCCCGGGTGGCTTCGGTCGCTGGCGCTCCCTCGAGCCAACGTGAGGGAGAAGACCGGTGCCGCGCTGCTCTGCACGTCGGCTGGGGGTGCCGCGCCGCGACGAAGGAGCAGCGCAGCACCCGAAGCCCCGGAGCCCACCCGATCGGGCAGCTCCGACGTGCTCCGCCCGGGTGGCTTCGGTCGCTGGCGCTCCCTCGAGCCAACGTGAGGGAGGCTAGGCAGGCTCTTCCGTTGATCGAGTAGGCCCGCTAGGGCCGTATCGAGATCTCGCAACGAGCTCTCGATACGCGCCGCAGGCGGCGCTACTCGATCAACGGGGAGGCGGTGCTAGCGGCGGTCGCGCTCCTGGGCGGCGAGGGCGCGCTCCACCCGGGAGAGCTCCTCCACCACGATGCGGCGGAGCGCCGGCGGGCCGTCGTTGGCGGCCAGCCAGGCCCGGGAGGCCTCGGCCAGCTCGGCGCTGGCCAGCGGCGCCGGGTACAGCCCGCGGATGATCGCCGCAGCCATGTTGTAGCTGCGGCTCGACCACACCTGCTGCAGCATCGCGAAGTACGGCTCCAGCTGCGGCGCGAGCAGATCGCTCGGCCGTGCCCGACGCCAGCCCAGCGCATGCGCGCGCACGTAGTCGTTCGACAGGCTGGTGTCGGTGGCGGCTGCCGTCCACGCGGCGAGCTTGCCGGCGGCATTCGGCATCGCGGCCTTCGCCGTGAGTGCCGACTGCCGACCCTTGGCCGTGTCGTCGGTGGCCAGCACCTCGTCGATGCTCTCCACGGATGCCAGCCCGGCCGCCGCGAGCGAGATCACGATCTCCCAGCGCAGCTCGGTGTCGATGCTCAGCCCGGCCAACAGAGCCTCGCCCGCGAGCAGTTCGACGAGCACATCCAGCTGCCCCGGCGCCGAAGCGATGGCGATGAAGCTCCGCAGCAGCTGCAATTGGGCATCCGAGCCGGCGTCGGCCGACTGGGTGAGCGCCCAGAGGGCGTCGCCCGCCTCAACGGCCGTCTCCGCCCGGAACTCCGGGGCCACGTACTGGCCGAGCACCAGCTCGAGCAGGCGCAGCGACAGCGCGCGCTGGGCCGACTGGGTCTCCGCAGCGATGTTGCCGAGCACCAGCCGCACGAAGTCGCGCGGGCTCGCCTCGGCGTCCCTGGTGGCGTCCCAGATGGCGCCCCAGATCACGGCGCGAGCCAGTGGGTCGCTGATCCTCGCCAAACGCTCGATCGCGACGGTGTGCGAGGCGTCGTCCAGACGGATCTTGGCGTAGGCGAGGTCGTCGTCGTTCAGCAGCACGAGCGCTGGCCGGGGGAGCCCGACCAGCTCGGCCACCTCGGTGCGCTCCCCATCCACGTCCAACTCGACGCGGTGGGTGCGCACGAGCGCGCCGTCGACATCGTTGTAGAAGCCGATAGCCAGGCGGTGTGGCCGGATCGTTGGCTGCTCTGATGCCGCAGACTGCAGCACAGCAAAGCCCGTGATGGTGCCGTCATCCGTCGTCTGGATCTCGGGTCGCAGCGTGTTCACACCGGCCGTCTCCAGCCAGAGCTTCGACCATTCGGTGAGCTCGCGGCCGCTGGTGACCTCAAGTTCGTCGAGCAGGTCGCGCAGCGTGGCATTGCCGCCGGCGTGCTTCTGGAGGTAGGCGGAGATGCCGGCGTAGAAGGCGTCCAGGCCGACCCAGGCCACGAGCTGCTTGATCACGGAGGCGCCCTTCGAGTAGGTGATGCCGTCGAAGTTCACCTCCACGTCTTCGAGGTCGTTGATCGTCGCGACGATCGGGTGGGTGGACGGCAGCTGGTCCTGTTCGTAGGCGTGCGTCTTCTCGGTGGAGGCGAATGTCGCCCAGGAGTCGGCGTACTCGGTGGCGCTGGCCGCGGCGATCGTGGACGTCCAGGTGGCGAAGGACTCGTTCAGCCAGAGGTCGTTCCACCACTTCATGGTGACCAGGTTGCCGAACCACATGTGGCTGAGCTCGTGCAGCACGACGAGCGCACGCTGCTCCTTGCGGGCATCCGGCACCTTGGAGCGGAACAGGTAGCCCTCGTTGAACGTGACGGCGCCGACGTTCTCCATGGCGCCCCAGTTGTACTCGGGCACGAAGATCTGGTCGTACTTCTCGTACGGGAAGCCGACGCCGTAGCTGGCCTCGTAGTAGGCGAGCCCCTGCCGGGTCTTCTCGAACATCACCTCGGGTTCGACGTAGTCGGCGAGGGATGCCCGGGCGAACAGCCCGAGCGGAATGGTGCGTCCGTCGGCCGTCGTCGCCTCGCTGTGCCACTCGCTGTATGGGCCGGCGATGAGCGCGGCGATGTACGTCGAGATGTGCGGGCTGGGCGGGAAGACCCATCGGGCCGCCCCGCCTTCCCCGCTGATTGAGCCTGCGCCGTCCTGAGCCTGTCGAAGGGTCGAAAGCTCGGGCTCGGGAGTCGTCGAGTTGCTGATCACGTGCCAGTCGGCGGGTGCGATGACGGTGAACTGGTAGCTCGCCTTCAAGTCCGGCTGGTCGAAGCAGGCGAACACTCGGTTCGCCTCGGCCACCGCGAACTCGGTGTACAGGTAGGGCTTGCCGTCGACCGGATCGCTGAAGCGGTGCAGGCCTTCGCCGGTATTCGTATACGCGGAATCTGCTTCAATGTGAAGCTCATTCACGGTTTCGAGGTTGTCCAAGCGGATGCGGAGGCCGTCGCTGACGGCGGCCGGGTTCAGCGCGACGCCGTTCAGCGTCACGCTGTGTACCGCCCGGGTGTTGGCCTCGATGAAGGTCGACGAGCCGGCCACGGCGCCGAAGCGCACCGTGGTCGTGCTGCCGAACAGCTCCTCGCCGCGGGTCAGGTCGACGACGATCTCATAGCTCGGGCCGGTGACGACGGATGAGCGTTGCTCGGCCTCCGCGCGGGTGAGGTTGGACTCGGCCACGGTCAGACCGCCGCCGTGTCGGATGCCGCGGCGTCGACGGCCTGCGCCGCCAGCGCCCGCTCGACGCCGGCCAGGTTCTCGCCGACGAGGCGGCGGAGAGCCGGAACGTCCGGGTTGGCGGCCAGCCAGGCGCGGGTGGCATCCGCCAGCTCGGTGCTCGCGAGCGGCGCCGGGTAGAAGTCAACGACCAGGGTCTCGGCGATGGCGTAGGAACGGTTCTGCCAGAGCTCTGAGATCGCCGCGAAGTACGGCGCGACGAGGTCGTTCAGCGTGGCCGGGTCGTTCGTGTGCACGACGCCGATGCCGGTGTGGCGCACGATCATGTTCGGCGCGGAGTCACTCTCGACGAGGGCGTTGAACGCGGCGAGCTTGGCCGTCGCTGTCGGCACGGTGGCGTGGGCGCGGGCCGCGGCCTGCGCTCCGTTGGCGGTGTTGTCGGCGGCCAGGGCTGCGT includes the following:
- a CDS encoding globin, with protein sequence MTEQQTPPATASEPGTETSEETTTSFYEQVGGRATFEKLVTEFYKGVADDPVLKPMYPEADLGPATERLTQFLEQYWGGPGTYSERRGHPRLRMRHVAFKVNPDARDRWLAHMRAALDTLDLSPLHEATLWDYLQRAAHSLVNTFEE
- a CDS encoding mechanosensitive ion channel family protein, which produces MEEFWAAFFGFFAAISTFLGASDNFLSKLVNIVIIVVLAFVIRWVLHFAIQRVVRQIVSGVKKTQNVDDTQAIAAASPLAAVRLVQRTRTLGSVLTNIVNVTIFTVTVLLIINQIDSTVLGSFALLTAAVGAGLGFGAQNIVKDALNGLFMVMEDQLGVGDVVDVGPTTGVVEAVGIRITQIRDVNGTLWFVRNGEILRVGNMSQGWARVIIDLAVPYDTDVEAVEELLMTTATEMATSSRWRSRMLEKPEVWGLESISADALVIRLVAKTRTVAKDDVSRELRSRLKKALDAAGIKLPALNSIVLTGFDSAASVKGAHPPRTRPVKVVENLAPHAPKAPRPRKAQSTPPVTPPTSFPGSTPGTPKTPKSDA
- a CDS encoding ABC transporter permease subunit, yielding MSTTALTPTAARQQTGSRLSFGGVIRSEWIKLRSLRSTVWSYLIVFAIALGMAFLMSSSLSGMVAEGGTGSAAEQRGLLLMCATFGVVFGQLVVAVLGVLVISGEYSTGMIRSTLTAVPRRLPALAAKGLVLLVSTFVVGALSTVGAFLVSSAVLGGQGVSASLTDVDVILPLLGAALYLALVSLVGLGIGAILRNSAGGIATILGLLLLLPMVLQMIPTEWAHDLLPYALMSAGMASFGQSSFSSEITSVPLNLLIVLAWVTVSLIGAAISLKRRDA
- a CDS encoding ABC transporter ATP-binding protein — protein: MITAEGLSKRYGAKTAVNDISFTVRPGQVTGFLGPNGAGKSTTMRMIVGLDRPSAGRVAVNGKPYAAHSAPLREVGALLDAKAVHTGRTAQNHLLAMAATHGIGAKRVQEVIDLTGLQSVAKKRVGGFSLGMGQRLGIAAALLGDPATLILDEPVNGLDPEGVLWVRQLVRSLAAEGRTIFLSSHLMSEMAQTADHIIVLGRGQIIADAPVADIVAGASLASVTVRSPHASQLAELLVAPDVAVLRSENGLLQVTGLAAQRIGELAAAHSLVLHELTPQNASLEEAYMALTQDAVEYRTEATR
- the pepN gene encoding aminopeptidase N encodes the protein MAESNLTRAEAEQRSSVVTGPSYEIVVDLTRGEELFGSTTTVRFGAVAGSSTFIEANTRAVHSVTLNGVALNPAAVSDGLRIRLDNLETVNELHIEADSAYTNTGEGLHRFSDPVDGKPYLYTEFAVAEANRVFACFDQPDLKASYQFTVIAPADWHVISNSTTPEPELSTLRQAQDGAGSISGEGGAARWVFPPSPHISTYIAALIAGPYSEWHSEATTADGRTIPLGLFARASLADYVEPEVMFEKTRQGLAYYEASYGVGFPYEKYDQIFVPEYNWGAMENVGAVTFNEGYLFRSKVPDARKEQRALVVLHELSHMWFGNLVTMKWWNDLWLNESFATWTSTIAAASATEYADSWATFASTEKTHAYEQDQLPSTHPIVATINDLEDVEVNFDGITYSKGASVIKQLVAWVGLDAFYAGISAYLQKHAGGNATLRDLLDELEVTSGRELTEWSKLWLETAGVNTLRPEIQTTDDGTITGFAVLQSAASEQPTIRPHRLAIGFYNDVDGALVRTHRVELDVDGERTEVAELVGLPRPALVLLNDDDLAYAKIRLDDASHTVAIERLARISDPLARAVIWGAIWDATRDAEASPRDFVRLVLGNIAAETQSAQRALSLRLLELVLGQYVAPEFRAETAVEAGDALWALTQSADAGSDAQLQLLRSFIAIASAPGQLDVLVELLAGEALLAGLSIDTELRWEIVISLAAAGLASVESIDEVLATDDTAKGRQSALTAKAAMPNAAGKLAAWTAAATDTSLSNDYVRAHALGWRRARPSDLLAPQLEPYFAMLQQVWSSRSYNMAAAIIRGLYPAPLASAELAEASRAWLAANDGPPALRRIVVEELSRVERALAAQERDRR